The Misgurnus anguillicaudatus unplaced genomic scaffold, ASM2758022v2 HiC_scaffold_29, whole genome shotgun sequence genomic sequence AGCAGGAAAAGTGAGGCCAGACCAGATTTAATCATTGAAATTCTGCTAGCAATAAATCGGGTGATAAAAAAGGGAAGTACAGTGGGTTTTATGTGGATACCTGCACATGTGGGGATTCAGGGAAacgaagaagctgatgagatGGCAAAAAAGGCTACATGTAAGAGCGAAGTTGATTTGAAAGTAATGTATGGAAGAATTGAGTGTAAAACTATTATAAGGgaagaaataaagaaattatgGCAGAAAGAATGGGAAAAAGGAAATACAGGCAGACACTTTTTTTCAATACAACCCACATTAATGCACACACCAAACTCAAGATTAGAGAGGAGGGATCGTGTGGTAATCACTAGATTAAGACTGGGACATTGTGCACTGAATTTTGGGCTGGCAAGAGTAGGCAAACATCCTGACGGTAGATGCGAGTGTGGAGAACTAGAAACTGTGAAACATGTAGTAATGGAGTGTGAAAATCTCCATGATGCAAGAACTCGCATGTTTTCTGAGCTGATGGATTCAGGAATATCATCTTTATCTTTAAAAACGATTCTTGGAAATATGGATTATGTAACAACAAAGgctttaataaattttttactCCACACCGGTCTTTACTCGAGGATATAAACTGTGAGGCAAAGTTCGTCAGATGAACTGTGGAGGGCAGTAATACACCATTGTAGTGTCTAAACTGCCGCAAATCAcacaagaagaagaagaagaagtcagtgtcaacgtgctctggagaggtgtgtgtttgtgtgtgaaacgcgcaaccatagctgctcggttaaaatgaaaatacaatgaacacgtaatatgccctccttgttttagactctgagtagtaaaagaacgccgtcagaatcagaggactcgctgacatcccaccaagccagaatgatagctgcaggtcagacgcaagccttgaagtacgtgataatctccgctgtcgcggctttcagtttggttcccctcgacgcaacttcggatttcctcaggtgatgtgcagaaaacattcttgaaattgtaatatacatttagtttaattgctaaactaaaagtaaacgaaatttcaatgaatttgaacgacgtgcacagtagttttaccacccgcaaaatggaaaacaatgggacaaaataaatgactttagagtttcaaatggccagtattttgttattcttgaccccatagacatggtcttggtgtcattttaaagttttttttcaagctttttctatctgaaccactagttttagcatttaccatgctgaaaattttactcacatatctaccttttgcacattttatttatgttcaaaaactctttctacagtagctctttctaatggtatttttcaAAATCcgtttgcacattttatttatgttcagtagctatttctagctcaagcaattccacaaatttataaaaggattaattattttttacaaggtcgtctgttgactgctaaatataaaaccccttcaatataggagtcgagtcagcaaaaaaaaaaaaaaaatagagtaccggcacctcttttgggccacttaaagcactggttaAAGCTAATgatttctaatggtattttaaTAGCAACCATAGATTTTCTGTTTGGTTTTTCAGTAGGTGTGTATAAGGAGCTAAAACTTCTTTGATTAAGACAGTATGACTATAACTAAATCTGTGATTGTTTTATAAATGACAATAGGGCCAAAATTATCACAAGACACTACAATACCTATTACAGTTACAGTTAGCTATTACAGTATATGAATAAAGCCTGTTGAACAATTAAACATCAAGTCACTGAAATCAGAACAGAAAGAGTTGAGAGACACATTTGATGCACGGAACAgatttatcattattatttttatttatagatgAAAATActttatgctttaaaaaagcATATATTAAAAAGCTATACAAAACAAGTGACAATTTCATTATAAAGTTCTGGCTCAGAAGAGTCATGATTGActaaaaacaatatattgatgtAAAATATTGTACTAGCTCATTTGTAACAAAATCAAGCCTGCGATGAGGAGAGTGACAGGAAAGTGATATATTGATCATTTAAGTCATACAGGTTAAGATGACTCACAGTACCTTGATGAGtcaggatgtgttaattttagtGGTTGTAATTGGGGAATTACAGACCCTGACATTTGTGGTCACAACTGACCAAGTCATGTATTTTTGGAAAGCCTTCACACGTAAAGTAGAATGTAGGCAATGAATTAATGCAGTTATTTACATGCTTTTCAGTTTTCAGTCAGTAAAActtttaaagttaattaaaacattttttcaacaAATTGTTGTATACAATGAAAGCAACACTtaatataaagaaagaaaataaagaggAAAATGCAGATCAGTCAGAGATAATGACATTGTGATATCTCTTGGGCTCGACTGATGCCCCTGCAcagtttaagttactttttatcCCAAAGCTCTTCAACACAAACACAGTGTTACACCAGGCacctttcttttttatttcagtgacTTTAAATGTCTCATACGGGGGAATCAGCACCTCTTTCTCATAAGTTAAAGAGGAGTATTTTGACACATCAGCACCATAACATGTTTCAATTTCAAAACAAGATTCGTTTCCAAACCGCTTTGCTATTTTAAGTTCAAGAGAGGAGGACGCAAATGAACCAAATCGAATCTCTTTGTCCTGAACAGTTTCATTATACATAAGTTTGGTACCACGAtaagtttttttacatttgttttgctttttcttAAGAATCTGTATCGCTTCTGTCAACAAAAAATGAAGGGAATACCATGTGTATTtcttttctttgtatttttgtctacCAGTCCTAACATCATCATTGAATGCACGGTTTACTCTAAGACCAGTGTACACAGTGATGGCACTTAAATGGTGCATTTTCAATGTTTTTGATTCAGATATTTTTCCTGTACTGTTTATCCAGGCTGCTCCAAAGTCAGATAAGTCAGCACAGATTTCttgttttagatattttgttGTCACCAGGTTTTCCATCTTCTCTCTACAGCCATCATATCGGTCATCAACTGAATTCACTGCCATATCCAACTGAATAATATCTCCTCCAAAATACTTTCTGTCATCCTAGCAATGAGAAATAATAACTTCACTTAATGATTGTACAGTAATATACACACTTATTATTCAAGTTTACCTGTCCTAGGACAACTTTAATGGTGACAATGAGAATAAGAGCTGCAGTGGTCAACATCCTGATGTAGTCTGAATCCTCAGATGCACATCGAATGGAGATCAGGTATGAATATACAGTCAAGAAACTTCAAAACAACAAATTCAACATTGTGTTAGATCTAATACAGTTTAAAAGTTGAAGTTCAATAAAGTAATTAAAGTGGTTAAGGTATCATACCTGTATGTATGAAGAAAGAGTGGCAATGAGGAACAAACTCAGAGGGTTTTATACTTTCTGAAAAGTAGGCGGGTCAAAGACACACATTACCAGAAAATAAACTGTACTTTCTTAAGAAAATGTAtcaaaactaaatatttaataaacgcTTAACCCATAATTTATCATCTGCATAATCTATGTGTtagaaattttgcacagatagAAAAATAAAACTACTGTATAACTAGATTAAATGACAGTGTAATGAAAAAgcagaatacattttttttctcatacaCCAGATTCAATAAAATTTGTGTGGCACAAAATTACAAAAAGGACAGAGAAATGTGGCATTGAGTATACTGAACATAAGTGGTAAATTTAGCCTGCTgtcaaggggggggggggggcctGGAAAACCTTAATATGTGAAATGCTGCATGGTTTTGCACAACAAGCACGATGCATAGTCTGTCAGAAATGTagatacaaaagttgtcactgagaTGAGACcgtttaaaaaggtcttaaagcCCCCCTGTTTTTCTATCAGAAAATGAGTCgccagtgtgtgtgcagaaacatcctgttattAAACAAATCTATTTACAGTCACACAAAACGCCCACCCGCAATTATGCCCACATATGACTTCTCACAGACTCTGCCTTATGAATGCGTAGTTCAACCTTCTGCCagagacacatgttttgatgtagtccaaagcacatttATAAGCTCTCTACTCCCTACTTTGCATATGGGGAGGAgaacagaagctttctttgcatttaaagagacacacacactgaaaaaaatgttatgttaaATTTACTTCATTTTATCATGGCAAGAAGATGCACACGATAAATATCTAACtccagatatattttttaagttgagtgTACTTATAATTTATCAATAGAGTTTACTTAGAATTTAATTAGTAATTTCTGATTAATTATATTCataattgaagagtttcgttgcaaaacgagataaatccatattttaacattttattatgGCAAGAAGATGCACACGATAAATATCTAACtccagatatattttttaagttgagtgTACTTATAATTTATCAATAGAGTTTACTTAGAATTTAATTAGTAATTTCTGATTAATTATATTCataattgaagagtttcgttgcaaaacgagataaatccatattttaacattttattatgGCAAGAAGATGCACACGATAAATATCTAACtccagatatattttttaagttgagtgTACTTATAATTTATCAATAGAGTTTACTTAGAATTTAATTAGTAATTTCTGATTAATTATATTCataattgaagagtttcgttgcaaaacgagataaatccatattttaacatttttgtcaaaacatgttttttattatgttatgatgttattattttgttttatggtgctacttagctgtattttttaagttatgaaggacgaaactcttcaattatAGCTAAACTATTTTGAGtagaatttactcaatttttatgTTCAGTACACTAAAATTAATTATGTGCAACCAGAtcaatttaatggtttaatttcTACATACTAAAATGaagtttaaagggatactccattgttttgtcatattacagttttacagacgctaggacacatttctcaatacttaggtcacttttgcaaaattcttcacaacagaagtctatgtgggctaaactgaggataaattattattgctttgtcacaaaatgcattcaataactacatctctcaaatttcatgaattattttctcactcagacacaacaactgcCAAAACTCTTTATACATACAGGCCAGtttgcacatgcttacatactgttttcaaaactgttaaacttatgttcaaaacaataccgtaacataatacaaaactaaataagacagcaatttgctacatttctacagtaatattttaatgaaatatattttaaatcttaaaatgaaatgctataaaaacaattggACAAGCCACAGCTGTCCACAGCCGAGTAGATTAGCATTACTATTGTATCTGTATCAGTGGATGGTGTGTATACAAATTCTTGCATTTTGGAATTATGCGgtggaaaaaaatacataaaatattgaagaattctgcatcatgtctgattagtgaattataaacagagatgcgtccttgttttacacaagaaaacgcttaggttactcacgtaaccccggttccctgaaataacgggaacgaagcattgcgtcagttagctgacgctatgggggaaactcctgtttactccgtgactgaagcctattggttaacgtctgtacaaagtacagatcaatgacgtttgaacccgcgcgcgggatgcacacgtccttatataagcgcggttcaagcgtcaggagctcattattattcgactgaagcgcgcagccgaatacactcgctgcgtagacgtttgtagcacggcaagtgacgcaatgcttcgttcccgttatttcagggaaccggggttacgtgagtaacctaagcgttccctttcaatacggttcacttcgcattgcgtcagttagctgacgctatgggggaacgtaatcccatcacgccgtgcatacacaacgtacagaagtgccttaccggagagacactgcgtgtggccctatacccggcatattcacagctttaaagcaatgtgtaagcaccatataaaatgttgaCGCGCACACGGTGGGGTTTTAAACGCACCGGGGGCACATAACATAGCACAAGACGGCGAGATACCGAGCGCGCCGCGGGTGTGCGAGATAAGTAAATTCAGAGTCACGTTGGTGAGCTCGCTGAGCGCACCATGGTGTACACATAAAACGCATGAGCGTGCATGATTGAGCCGAGAGAACCTGCGCTCGTAGGGCAGGGACGTCTaagctgtacaatctgacaacgtagacggcgaagaccagccggccgtgtAGCAGATATCAAATATAGATACCCCTGTAGACCAAGTCCATGAAAAAGCCAAACTCTCACAGAGTGGGCTCTATATAGGACATAGCTCATAGAGGGGCGTGAGCCAGTGCGATGGTTTCAACGATCCATCAAAATAACCACTGTAAGCAACAGACATACatagtgagtgatctgcgaaGCTCATGAACGGCCGATCTGACTATAATATGCGGCAGAACGGTTCGTAGCGTGGGATTATACAGATACCACAATAGTGTGAACCCAGGTGCGCCCTCGAGCGCATCGGGATGCATATAGGTAGTAttatagtgcacagatcggtgaGCTGTCCAAGTGCGCCGTAAATGTGTATTGACTATAAATTGCACGGGCACAGGTGAACACTTGAATACATcgtgaatgcatatagatgaatcagagtgttATAATGCACAGGCCGGCAAGATTCTCAAGCGCACCGTCATGTGTTCTGATAATAAGTTGTGCGCACACGGGTGAACCCTTCAGTGCACCGTGAATGCGTATAGATAAATCAATGCACAGAACGCGGcgtgaatgtgtacagatatgattgATGAACGTACGGTTGGCACCCAACGCACCGTGAacgtacacagatgaacaacaatgtatgtatgtgtcacagctgtgtatacagatgagcttttccgagcgcatctttagtgtataccgaaatgttatagcgtgcatatgtgagcttctctaagcgcacggtggacgcatataattaaaacccatatcgtgcatacaggtgagcttacgcggtgcacctttaatgcaacaaacccCAGTAGTGCGCAAAGCAGAGATGTCGAAGCTGTAAACTGACAACGTGGACGGCGgggaccagccggccgtgtcacaaatgtcaaatgagaaaCTTCTAAGACCATGCCCGAGGATCTAATCCATACATGGAGTAGACTTCATTGTCACAGGAGGTGATAACGTCAACGATCCATAAATAACctgtattgacaggtgcgctagtgagtgatctgtgacgccgatgaacagctgatcgtctgatgtacgtcagacgtatctgtcatacaggaccttggacagttccagagcgctgcgcctcgggcaccgtccgcatctgagaaatgacagACTTATGAATAAAGTAAATGgtcggtcataaaagcgtggttcgctgttatcaccgccacatatatatatatacgcagGGGGAGAAAGCCGCCGTGCACGAGCCTCTGTAGTGAGGAGAAAGCTGTTCCACCTACAATTCGCGGGGGGAAGACTCTCGCTGTCACTAGACAGAATAGATCATACTTTGCATAAGGACGCCTCGCGAAAGGGGTCCTAGCAGCTCGTGTCAACTTGTTATAAGACACGTAATGTAGGTCGTGTCCCACGGATGCAATCTCTGCACGCCCATCGTAACGGGTTAATATGTCTGCATCTTGGTAGTTTTTAACCACGAGATGCGTATCACTCTGATTGAACATAGCTTATAAAGCGATGCAATGAGTTTATAAAGGAGATGACTCGCCAGCTTGTACAGGGGGCGAGATCTCAGTCTGGTTCGGTAAATAATGAAACCACCGTAGTTTGCCCGACCGCATTATCACAATAACATGGTCgagagtgctgcagtgctaaaatcatccccttaatggaccgtatgtacagtacaaggtgattgatatgagacaaacgggcgtaaagcgtgttcaacccacagcagatgctgGCGATCTCGTAATGGTAGCACTTCATGCAGCTGTGTGTAACTTAAGCATGAGCTTCCCGGCCGTCAGCTCGGGGCGGGACCTTTGCTTAGTCAAACTGAAGTGGACTTATGAACAGAATGCCACGATATTCAGTTTTCTGAGGCTCGTTAGAGGGGTACGTGAGCCCGTCTTAAACGAGATACCGCGCGTCTGTCTGTGCGCGCGCTTTGAGCTTTGAAACTTATTGTGGCGGGTAGCAAGCTCACTTCAGGTTGATATTACCCTTAATATCTCCGAGTATTGGAGCGGAGCGGAGGTGTGAGCGTCTTCAGATTTGCTGATATAAATCAGCTGTATGGCCAAAAAACGTCATAAAccgcttggctgtaagcctTTGAGTAGCCGTCCGGAGAGGGCGCGATTCAAATGCTTGGAGCCATGCAAAAGTCTGAGGCTGCCGTCTCTCTAGGAAGAGAGAATGACAGCCGTAAGACCGTGCTCGTTTGCGCCGTTAGCATCGTAGCGGAGAAACTGAGGTGGGCTGCGAGCGAATTTGGCAGAAAGGtgttagagacaccgtacagccatggggtgtcaatacacagtatatggCCAAACCGGGGTCTATTCGGCAAGCGTCGATAGAATTATGGACAGCGGGCCGTGTGCGTATTACTGATTGCTTGTCAGTAAGGCGAGAAAGtgtttagagacaccgtacaaccgtggggtgtcaatacacagtatagtaagcacggaaattactc encodes the following:
- the LOC129436566 gene encoding erythroblast NAD(P)(+)--arginine ADP-ribosyltransferase-like, encoding MLTTAALILIVTIKVVLGQDDRKYFGGDIIQLDMAVNSVDDRYDGCREKMENLVTTKYLKQEICADLSDFGAAWINSTGKISESKTLKMHHLSAITVYTGLRVNRAFNDDVRTGRQKYKEKKYTWYSLHFLLTEAIQILKKKQNKCKKTYRGTKLMYNETVQDKEIRFGSFASSSLELKIAKRFGNESCFEIETCYGADVSKYSSLTYEKEVLIPPYETFKVTEIKKKGAWCNTVFVLKSFGIKSNLNCAGASVEPKRYHNVIISD